In Holophagales bacterium, one DNA window encodes the following:
- a CDS encoding N-acetylmuramoyl-L-alanine amidase, with amino-acid sequence MTALRSRALFVVASLFAAAGVLAQEAPPEPPTTPPAALTGRGTGELVVEQQSRPLDWAMTTAGPLVALTPVVARLGGQLEPAALGEGYGLLLGESKTLLAPGSPSLTIGDEILALSQAPVVVDGELFVPIDLLQRTFGAVLGIGFEWKDGGSLRVNRPQARDLPLAVDLVNLQGISTLVLRFPEPPRYRVRVRQGGVDVELLGDRVIAPARKEWGDDPLVREIGIASDRIRIELAPGCRADHYELREPFRLVFDIVHQDEAVPGAPAAGGATAPRRRELRTIVLDPGHGGSETGAIGPAGTAEKELTLQIAQELQGRLAQRLGTKVLLTRTEDVDLGLDDRAALANQNKADLFVSIHLNSSPRGGARGAETYLLSLKASDQRAASTAEVENLAAPTPGAEGLDPGLQLILWDLAQSQHLAASQRLAAVIQEELNTELQLTDRGVKQAPFRVLMGAAMPAVLVELGFISTREEEEKLRTPAYRAALAEALVRAISRFKAETEGSAEPAVPASPAAVVGAP; translated from the coding sequence GTGACCGCGCTCCGCTCTCGCGCGCTTTTCGTCGTCGCCTCTCTCTTCGCGGCGGCCGGCGTCCTTGCCCAGGAGGCCCCGCCCGAGCCCCCCACCACCCCTCCGGCGGCCCTCACCGGCCGCGGCACCGGCGAGTTGGTGGTCGAACAGCAGAGTCGCCCGCTCGACTGGGCGATGACCACCGCCGGTCCGCTCGTCGCGTTGACGCCGGTCGTGGCCCGCCTCGGTGGACAGCTCGAGCCGGCGGCCCTCGGTGAGGGCTACGGCCTCCTTCTCGGCGAGTCGAAGACCCTGTTGGCCCCGGGGAGCCCCTCGCTGACCATCGGTGACGAGATCCTCGCCCTGTCGCAGGCGCCGGTGGTCGTCGACGGCGAGCTCTTCGTGCCGATCGACCTGCTGCAGCGCACCTTCGGCGCCGTGCTCGGCATCGGCTTCGAATGGAAAGACGGCGGCAGCCTGCGGGTCAATCGGCCACAGGCGCGCGACCTGCCCCTCGCGGTCGACCTGGTCAATCTCCAGGGGATCAGCACCCTCGTCCTGCGCTTTCCCGAGCCGCCGCGCTATCGCGTCCGGGTTCGGCAAGGTGGCGTCGACGTCGAGCTCCTCGGCGACCGGGTGATCGCGCCGGCGCGCAAGGAGTGGGGCGACGATCCGCTGGTGCGCGAGATCGGCATCGCCAGCGATCGGATCCGCATCGAGCTCGCGCCCGGCTGCCGTGCCGACCACTACGAGCTCCGCGAGCCGTTCCGGCTGGTCTTCGACATCGTGCACCAGGACGAGGCGGTGCCCGGCGCACCGGCAGCGGGTGGCGCGACGGCACCGCGCCGGCGGGAGCTGCGGACCATCGTGCTCGACCCCGGCCACGGCGGTTCGGAGACCGGGGCGATCGGACCGGCGGGAACGGCCGAGAAGGAGCTGACGCTGCAGATCGCCCAGGAGCTCCAGGGGCGGCTCGCGCAGCGGCTCGGGACCAAGGTGCTGCTCACCCGGACCGAGGACGTCGATCTCGGGCTCGACGACCGTGCGGCCTTGGCCAACCAGAACAAGGCCGACCTCTTCGTCTCGATCCATCTCAACTCCTCGCCACGGGGTGGGGCGCGGGGAGCTGAGACCTACTTGCTGAGCCTCAAGGCGAGCGACCAGCGGGCGGCGAGCACGGCGGAGGTGGAGAACCTGGCCGCGCCGACGCCGGGAGCCGAAGGGCTCGATCCCGGCCTGCAGCTCATCCTCTGGGACCTCGCCCAGAGCCAGCATCTCGCGGCGAGCCAGCGCCTCGCCGCGGTTATCCAGGAAGAGCTCAACACGGAGCTCCAGCTCACCGACCGTGGGGTCAAGCAGGCGCCCTTCCGAGTGCTCATGGGAGCGGCGATGCCGGCGGTGCTCGTCGAGCTCGGCTTCATCTCGACGCGCGAGGAGGAGGAGAAGCTCCGCACGCCGGCCTACCGCGCCGCGCTCGCCGAGGCGTTGGTCCGCGCCATCTCGCGATTCAAGGCGGAGACGGAAGGGAGCGCCGAGCCGGCCGTTCCGGCGTCGCCCGCCGCGGTCGTGGGGGCGCCGTGA
- a CDS encoding GerMN domain-containing protein, translating to MSRRFVAILVGALLGALAVGVGYFLLNRRGGFPVPTPPAEAAAVPHDVPSAPAADVPWEVKLYFPSENALLVPEPRELMAGGSPSEAAGRLVRALLDGPTRSGLVRAFPAEVTLGRALVLPDGTAYIDLRGADGAPPPATGSEMEMLSVFALVDSVVWNLPEAERVVLLWNGEQRPSLSGHVNTGSPLVANRQLLTSPP from the coding sequence GTGAGCCGGCGCTTCGTGGCGATCCTCGTCGGTGCGCTGCTCGGCGCCCTGGCGGTCGGCGTCGGCTACTTCCTGCTGAACCGGCGAGGAGGGTTCCCCGTCCCCACCCCTCCGGCCGAAGCGGCTGCCGTACCGCACGACGTGCCGTCGGCTCCAGCCGCCGACGTCCCTTGGGAGGTCAAGCTCTACTTCCCTTCCGAGAACGCCTTGCTGGTGCCCGAGCCGCGTGAGCTCATGGCCGGAGGGTCGCCATCGGAGGCGGCGGGCCGCCTGGTGCGCGCGCTGCTCGACGGCCCGACGCGCTCGGGCCTGGTGCGGGCCTTTCCCGCCGAGGTGACCTTGGGACGCGCTCTCGTGCTGCCAGACGGCACGGCCTACATCGACCTGCGCGGTGCCGATGGGGCCCCGCCGCCGGCGACCGGCTCGGAGATGGAGATGCTGAGCGTCTTCGCGCTCGTCGACAGCGTCGTGTGGAACCTGCCGGAGGCCGAACGGGTCGTGCTCCTCTGGAACGGCGAACAGCGGCCATCGCTCTCGGGGCACGTCAACACCGGCTCACCGCTGGTCGCCAACCGCCAACTGCTGACCTCGCCGCCCTGA
- a CDS encoding glutamate racemase: MQPIGVFDSGVGGLTVVSALRRHLPDETVLYLGDTARLPYGTKSAATVARYTQRNVDLLVERGVKAVVVACNTASALALPELASPVPVWGVIEPGAARAAAASAGRVGVIATESTIRSDAYGEALRRRRPELEVVGQACPLFVPLVEEGWLEDPVTHLVAERYLAPLLARKIDTLVLGCTHYPLLAPVLRRLLGDGVKLVDSGEAVASELAAELAGRGLLAGARSGEDHFLITDAAERFGRLAERILGSAVSLELVELV; encoded by the coding sequence ATGCAGCCGATCGGCGTGTTCGACTCCGGAGTCGGCGGGTTGACGGTGGTTTCGGCGCTGCGCCGCCACCTGCCCGACGAGACCGTGCTCTATCTCGGCGACACCGCGCGCCTTCCCTACGGAACGAAGTCCGCCGCGACGGTGGCGCGCTACACGCAGCGCAACGTCGACCTGCTGGTGGAGCGCGGCGTCAAGGCGGTGGTGGTGGCCTGCAACACGGCGTCGGCGCTCGCCCTGCCGGAGCTTGCCAGCCCGGTGCCGGTCTGGGGGGTGATCGAACCTGGCGCCGCGCGTGCCGCCGCGGCGAGCGCGGGCCGCGTCGGCGTCATCGCCACCGAGTCGACGATCCGCTCGGATGCCTACGGTGAGGCGCTGCGCCGGCGCCGACCGGAGCTCGAGGTGGTGGGTCAGGCTTGTCCGCTCTTCGTTCCGCTGGTCGAGGAGGGGTGGCTCGAAGACCCGGTGACTCATCTGGTCGCCGAGCGCTACCTCGCCCCACTGCTCGCCCGGAAGATCGACACGCTGGTGCTCGGCTGCACGCACTACCCGCTGCTCGCGCCGGTATTGCGCCGCCTGCTCGGCGACGGCGTGAAGCTGGTCGACTCGGGCGAAGCGGTGGCGAGCGAGCTCGCCGCGGAGCTTGCCGGGCGCGGCCTGTTGGCCGGCGCCAGGAGCGGGGAGGATCACTTCCTGATCACCGACGCCGCCGAGCGTTTCGGTCGCCTTGCCGAACGCATCCTCGGGAGCGCGGTGTCGCTCGAGCTCGTCGAGCTGGTCTGA
- the rph gene encoding ribonuclease PH: MSSFPNALRRRDERPADALRPVRFESGVLKHAEGSVLIEAGDTRVLVAATVENRVPSFLAGKGQGWVTAEYAMLPRATSTRSQREVQAGRPSGRSSEIQRLVGRSLRSVIDLGKLGERSVIVDCDVLQADAGTRCAAITGGYVALVQALAKLFLAGDLAQWPVTATVAAVSVGICDGVPLLDLDYDEDQRADVDMNVVATAERELIEIQGTAERRRFSRAELDALLDLAFAGIERLAALQSQEVAAMLAEVEALRQRGRRRSAPARDERDLWRGQPAG; the protein is encoded by the coding sequence ATGAGCTCCTTCCCCAACGCCCTCCGCCGTCGCGACGAACGTCCCGCCGACGCCCTCCGCCCCGTCCGCTTCGAGAGCGGTGTCCTCAAGCATGCCGAAGGCTCCGTCCTGATCGAGGCGGGCGACACCCGCGTGCTCGTCGCCGCCACGGTGGAGAACCGTGTGCCGTCGTTTCTCGCCGGAAAAGGGCAGGGATGGGTGACGGCCGAGTACGCGATGCTGCCGCGCGCGACCTCGACGCGCTCGCAGCGGGAGGTCCAGGCCGGGCGGCCGTCCGGACGCAGCTCGGAGATCCAGCGACTGGTCGGTCGCAGCCTGCGTTCGGTCATCGACCTCGGCAAGCTCGGCGAGCGTTCGGTGATCGTCGACTGCGACGTCTTGCAGGCGGATGCGGGGACGCGCTGCGCGGCGATCACCGGCGGCTACGTGGCGCTGGTGCAGGCGCTCGCCAAGCTCTTCCTCGCCGGCGACCTGGCGCAGTGGCCGGTCACGGCAACGGTGGCCGCCGTCTCGGTGGGGATCTGCGACGGTGTTCCGCTGCTCGATCTCGACTACGACGAAGACCAGCGTGCGGACGTCGACATGAACGTCGTGGCGACGGCGGAGCGTGAGCTCATCGAGATCCAGGGCACGGCGGAACGCCGCCGCTTCTCCCGCGCCGAGCTCGACGCGCTCCTCGACCTGGCCTTCGCCGGGATCGAGCGACTGGCGGCGCTGCAGAGCCAGGAGGTGGCGGCGATGCTCGCCGAAGTCGAAGCGCTGCGACAGCGGGGCCGGCGCCGGAGCGCACCGGCGCGCGACGAACGCGATCTGTGGCGCGGACAGCCGGCCGGGTAG
- a CDS encoding DUF1573 domain-containing protein, translating into MTNSTRTAILTQLLGLFAATLLVAQEPAAKPQPQPRASVAESVHDAGSIGKGEKVSFDFVIQNEGDAELQILEVVPSCGCTVASFDKTIAPGASGKVHAEVDTTSFLGPIAKSITVLTNDPANPRFQLTLQADVKSHVFAQPGYARFIYVQGLPAGTIKQQIWSSDLADFKVLGVTSPYPFVTASFHEAAEAERKAEVPGKQWIVETKILPDAAVGALTESMVVRTNHPKQPEITIPISGFVRPLLAATPPVVDFGSVELTEAKRVSITLVNFDEAAIEIQKVESTLAGIETSVQVTQPGHRFQVRLLLKPEMAKGAVSGVVKVYTTSEKKPIFEIPVKGTVL; encoded by the coding sequence ATGACGAATTCGACTCGAACTGCCATTTTGACACAGCTCCTGGGGCTGTTCGCGGCGACGCTTCTCGTCGCTCAGGAGCCCGCCGCCAAGCCCCAGCCCCAACCGCGCGCCTCCGTCGCCGAATCGGTCCACGACGCCGGCAGCATCGGCAAGGGCGAGAAGGTCAGCTTCGACTTCGTGATCCAGAACGAGGGCGACGCCGAGTTGCAGATCCTCGAGGTCGTGCCGTCGTGCGGCTGCACGGTGGCGAGCTTCGACAAGACGATCGCCCCCGGCGCCTCCGGCAAGGTGCACGCGGAAGTCGACACGACGAGCTTTCTCGGCCCGATCGCCAAGAGCATCACCGTGCTCACCAACGACCCGGCCAACCCGCGCTTCCAGCTCACGCTCCAGGCCGACGTGAAGTCCCACGTCTTCGCTCAGCCCGGTTACGCACGGTTCATCTACGTCCAAGGGCTTCCCGCCGGGACGATCAAGCAGCAGATCTGGTCGAGCGATCTTGCCGACTTCAAGGTTCTCGGCGTCACCTCGCCCTATCCCTTCGTCACGGCGAGCTTCCACGAGGCGGCCGAGGCCGAGCGCAAGGCGGAGGTCCCGGGGAAGCAGTGGATCGTCGAGACGAAGATCCTCCCCGACGCTGCCGTCGGCGCCCTGACCGAGTCGATGGTCGTCCGGACGAACCACCCGAAGCAGCCCGAGATCACCATCCCGATCTCCGGGTTCGTCCGCCCGCTTCTTGCGGCCACCCCTCCGGTCGTCGACTTCGGTTCGGTCGAGCTGACCGAAGCCAAGCGGGTGAGCATCACCCTGGTCAACTTCGACGAAGCGGCGATTGAGATTCAGAAGGTCGAGTCGACGCTGGCCGGGATCGAGACCTCGGTACAGGTCACCCAACCGGGACACCGCTTCCAGGTGCGCCTGCTGCTCAAGCCCGAGATGGCCAAGGGCGCCGTCTCCGGGGTGGTCAAGGTCTACACCACGAGCGAGAAGAAGCCGATCTTCGAGATCCCGGTCAAGGGCACGGTCCTCTGA
- a CDS encoding RDD family protein, which yields MNHTPSSPDEPSLFDLPLQSADETTEETGVEELQRPSRRGTRRGATRETLPLFQAESVAPESRPTVPFPLERLPQAPPAEPADWPRLARGARDRSAEEQEATEASLDGHVATVASRFKAATADGMLLVAVLALLPIGAMRLGAAVRWSDWPAYLAFVAAFSFLYSVISLAFWGQTPGMVWAGIVARSEDAEPLAFGQTARRWLGSLLTLALAGLPGLLALGGRSLADRLSGSLTLPVDSAAS from the coding sequence ATGAATCACACTCCCTCCTCGCCGGACGAGCCGAGTCTCTTCGATCTGCCGCTGCAATCGGCCGACGAGACGACCGAGGAGACTGGGGTCGAGGAGCTCCAGCGGCCTTCCCGTCGCGGCACCCGCCGCGGGGCGACGCGGGAGACCCTGCCGCTGTTCCAGGCCGAGAGCGTGGCGCCGGAGAGCCGTCCGACCGTGCCGTTTCCTCTCGAGCGCCTGCCCCAGGCCCCGCCGGCCGAGCCGGCCGACTGGCCCCGCCTGGCTCGGGGGGCGCGAGACCGGTCCGCCGAGGAGCAGGAGGCGACGGAGGCGAGCCTGGACGGTCACGTCGCGACGGTCGCATCCCGTTTCAAGGCCGCGACCGCCGACGGAATGCTGCTGGTCGCCGTTCTCGCGCTGCTGCCGATCGGTGCGATGCGCCTGGGGGCGGCGGTGCGCTGGAGCGACTGGCCGGCCTACCTGGCCTTCGTCGCGGCGTTCTCGTTCCTCTACAGCGTGATCTCGCTCGCCTTCTGGGGACAGACGCCGGGGATGGTCTGGGCCGGGATCGTCGCGCGCAGCGAGGATGCCGAGCCGCTCGCCTTCGGCCAGACGGCGCGTCGCTGGCTCGGCAGTCTCCTCACCCTGGCTCTCGCCGGATTGCCGGGCCTGCTCGCGCTGGGCGGGCGTTCCCTCGCCGATCGACTCTCGGGGTCGCTCACCCTGCCGGTCGATTCCGCGGCGAGCTGA
- the atpC gene encoding ATP synthase F1 subunit epsilon, translating into MASGDTFQLDVVTPERVVLSCRATYVSFPAFDGEMGILPHRAPLVAKLGTGVLRVESGASDHRRLFVDGGFAQMAGEKLTILTESAREPEAIDLAAVDRELAAARAIRVRDDASVERRDRSYARVRAQRALATKR; encoded by the coding sequence ATGGCCAGCGGCGATACTTTTCAACTCGACGTCGTCACCCCGGAGCGGGTGGTGCTCTCCTGCCGGGCGACCTACGTCTCCTTCCCGGCTTTCGACGGCGAGATGGGCATCCTGCCCCACCGCGCGCCGCTGGTCGCCAAGCTCGGGACCGGCGTGTTGCGGGTCGAATCGGGCGCGAGCGACCACCGCCGCCTGTTCGTCGACGGCGGTTTCGCCCAGATGGCCGGCGAGAAGCTGACCATCCTCACGGAGAGTGCCCGAGAGCCCGAGGCGATCGACCTGGCGGCCGTCGACCGGGAGCTTGCCGCCGCCCGCGCGATCCGCGTGCGCGACGACGCCTCGGTCGAGCGACGCGATCGCTCCTATGCTCGCGTTCGCGCGCAGCGGGCGCTCGCCACCAAGCGTTGA
- the atpD gene encoding F0F1 ATP synthase subunit beta, which translates to MEQANIGKITQIIGSTLDAHFDEARLPSIYNALRVEVERSVLGQTTREILWCEVAQHLGGGKVRAVALGSTDGLRRGQDIVDTGSAVTVPVGLETLGRVFNLVGEPIDDRGPVDVKARRAIHQFPPELADLSTKTEIFETGIKVIDLLCPLVRGGKAGLFGGAGVGKTVIIQELIARLARFHSGYSCFAGVGERTREGNDLWLEMQEAKIGDTGKSVIDQTVMVFGQMNEPPGARLRVALSALTMAEHFRDQTGADTLLFIDNIFRFTQAGSEVSALLGRMPSAVGYQPTLSTEMGELQERITSTNRGAVTSIQAIYVPADDYTDPAPANAFTHLDSTVNLERSISEKGIYPAVDPLASSSRLLSPEFVGERHYAVARRVQVILQRYKDLQDIIAILGVDELSEDDKLVVRRARKIERFLSQPFFVAEQFTGFAGNYCPRTETIRSFEELCDGKWDHLPDQAFMYVGAIEEAAAKAEKMAQE; encoded by the coding sequence ATGGAACAGGCCAACATCGGCAAGATCACCCAGATCATCGGCTCCACCCTCGACGCCCACTTCGACGAGGCGCGGCTGCCGTCGATCTACAACGCCCTGCGCGTCGAGGTCGAGCGCAGCGTGCTCGGCCAGACGACGCGCGAGATCCTCTGGTGCGAGGTCGCCCAGCACCTCGGCGGCGGCAAGGTGCGCGCCGTGGCCCTCGGCTCGACCGACGGTCTGCGACGCGGCCAGGACATCGTCGACACCGGGAGCGCGGTGACGGTCCCCGTCGGTCTCGAGACGCTCGGCCGGGTCTTCAACCTGGTCGGTGAGCCGATCGACGACCGCGGTCCGGTCGACGTCAAGGCGCGGCGCGCCATCCACCAGTTCCCCCCCGAGCTCGCCGACCTCTCGACCAAGACCGAGATCTTCGAGACCGGCATCAAGGTGATCGACCTGCTCTGCCCGCTGGTGCGCGGCGGCAAGGCCGGCCTCTTCGGCGGCGCCGGCGTCGGCAAGACGGTCATCATCCAAGAGCTCATCGCGCGTCTCGCCCGCTTCCACTCCGGCTACTCGTGCTTCGCCGGCGTCGGCGAGCGGACCCGCGAGGGCAACGACCTCTGGCTCGAGATGCAGGAAGCCAAGATCGGCGACACCGGCAAGTCGGTCATCGACCAGACGGTGATGGTCTTCGGCCAGATGAACGAGCCGCCGGGCGCTCGCCTGCGCGTCGCGCTCTCGGCGCTGACCATGGCCGAGCACTTCCGCGACCAGACCGGTGCCGACACGCTTCTCTTCATCGACAACATCTTCCGCTTCACCCAGGCGGGCTCCGAGGTGTCGGCGCTGCTCGGCCGCATGCCGTCGGCGGTGGGCTACCAGCCGACGCTCTCGACCGAGATGGGCGAGTTGCAGGAACGGATCACCTCGACGAATCGCGGCGCCGTGACGTCGATCCAGGCGATCTACGTGCCGGCCGACGACTACACCGACCCCGCGCCGGCCAACGCCTTCACCCACCTCGACTCGACGGTGAACCTCGAGCGCTCGATCTCCGAGAAGGGCATCTACCCGGCGGTCGACCCGCTCGCCTCCTCGAGCCGCCTGCTGTCGCCCGAGTTCGTCGGCGAGCGTCATTACGCCGTGGCCCGGCGGGTGCAGGTGATCCTGCAACGCTACAAGGATCTGCAGGACATCATCGCCATTCTCGGTGTCGACGAGCTGTCGGAGGACGACAAGCTGGTCGTGCGGCGCGCCCGCAAGATCGAGCGCTTCCTCTCCCAGCCGTTCTTCGTCGCCGAGCAGTTCACCGGCTTCGCGGGCAACTACTGCCCCCGCACCGAAACGATCCGCTCCTTCGAGGAGCTCTGCGACGGCAAGTGGGACCATCTGCCGGACCAGGCGTTCATGTACGTGGGCGCGATCGAGGAGGCTGCGGCCAAGGCCGAGAAGATGGCCCAGGAGTAA
- the atpG gene encoding ATP synthase F1 subunit gamma, which produces MANRRVLVKRRRSAQNIRKITRTMQLVATARFQAAFTRAVASRPFVDKLAELVADLGGAGELSHPLLAAANPHAPEALLVLTSNRGLCGGYNGNLLRTASEALRQTPAARTELHAFGKKGIAFFRFTRREMASQNIEISDSPRFEQVELVARELMERFRAGEISAVRVVYMRFFSAGLQRPEVVQLLPLVATPAATTGGAPAAPRRGELEFHPDAKSLLDDMLPTTVKVRLYQAFLDASVSEQSARMVAMKAATDAAEEMIRSLTRQYNRARQTHITMELLDIIGGSNALA; this is translated from the coding sequence ATGGCCAATCGCCGCGTCCTGGTCAAGCGCCGCCGTTCGGCGCAGAACATCCGCAAGATCACCCGCACGATGCAGCTGGTGGCGACCGCCCGCTTCCAGGCGGCCTTCACCCGCGCCGTCGCCTCCCGGCCGTTCGTCGACAAGCTCGCCGAGCTCGTCGCCGACCTGGGCGGTGCGGGCGAGCTGTCGCATCCGCTGCTCGCCGCCGCCAATCCGCACGCTCCCGAGGCACTGCTGGTGCTGACCAGCAACCGCGGGCTCTGCGGGGGCTACAACGGCAACCTGCTGCGGACGGCCAGCGAGGCGCTGCGCCAGACGCCGGCGGCTCGCACCGAGCTCCACGCCTTCGGCAAGAAGGGCATCGCCTTCTTCCGTTTCACCCGGCGGGAGATGGCGTCCCAGAACATCGAGATCAGCGATTCGCCGCGCTTCGAGCAGGTCGAGCTGGTGGCCCGGGAGCTGATGGAGCGCTTCCGCGCCGGCGAGATCTCCGCCGTCCGCGTCGTCTACATGCGCTTCTTCTCGGCCGGGCTGCAGCGGCCGGAGGTGGTGCAGCTCCTGCCGCTGGTCGCCACCCCCGCGGCGACGACCGGCGGGGCGCCCGCCGCTCCCCGGCGGGGCGAGCTCGAGTTCCACCCCGACGCCAAGTCGCTGCTCGACGACATGCTGCCGACCACCGTCAAGGTCCGCCTCTACCAGGCGTTCCTCGACGCTTCCGTCTCCGAGCAGAGCGCACGGATGGTGGCGATGAAGGCCGCCACCGACGCCGCCGAGGAGATGATTCGCAGCCTCACGCGCCAGTACAACCGCGCCCGGCAGACCCACATCACCATGGAGCTGCTCGACATCATCGGCGGCTCCAACGCCCTGGCTTGA
- a CDS encoding F0F1 ATP synthase subunit alpha, giving the protein MRIRVDEISSVLSEEIKQYRSQVDLGEVGKVLEVGDGIARVYGLGNAMSSELLQFSNGAAGQVFNLEESSVGVVILGDYLGIKEGDEVRRTGELVSVPCGEKLIGRVVDPLGRPLDGLGVIETPFRRPLEWKAPGIAERQPVNEPLQTGIKAIDSMIPIGRGQRELIIGDRKTGKTAIAIDAILSQKGGDVVCVYVAVGQKESTVVSLVEKLREHGAMDYTIVVSAGASDPAPLQYIAPYAGAAMAEYFMYQEGRATLCVYDDLSKQAAAYRQLSLLLRRPPGREAYPGDVFYLHSRLLERSVKLRDEYAVVAKDAPADARDRKAILKHPQGLAAPAEHRPDDERGLFHRPHGKDRAAAWLASLPEKDKYRVHKFPDSGGSMTALPIIETLEGEVSSYIPTNVISITDGQIYLEPDLFFAGVRPAVNVGISVSRVGGNAQRKAMKRIAGSLRLDLAAFRSLEAFAQLGTDVDAATQRQLDRGRRMVELLKQPQYKPLGVWEQVVSIYAGTQGVLDDLPLPKVAAFEAALLAHVRDEHPEILETMARTGDLAGESADRLKKVISEFKQHWQRSQEG; this is encoded by the coding sequence ATGCGAATCAGGGTCGACGAGATCTCTTCCGTCCTCTCCGAGGAAATCAAGCAGTACCGCAGCCAGGTCGATCTCGGCGAGGTCGGCAAGGTGCTCGAGGTGGGCGACGGCATCGCCCGGGTCTACGGCCTCGGCAACGCGATGTCGAGCGAGTTGCTCCAGTTCTCCAACGGCGCCGCCGGCCAGGTGTTCAACCTGGAGGAGAGCTCGGTGGGCGTCGTCATTCTCGGCGACTACCTCGGCATCAAGGAGGGCGACGAGGTGCGCCGCACCGGCGAGCTCGTCTCCGTGCCCTGCGGCGAGAAGCTGATCGGTCGTGTCGTCGACCCGCTCGGGCGCCCGCTCGACGGCCTCGGCGTCATCGAGACGCCGTTCCGGCGGCCGCTCGAGTGGAAGGCCCCGGGCATCGCCGAGCGCCAGCCGGTCAACGAGCCGTTGCAGACCGGCATCAAGGCGATCGACTCGATGATCCCGATCGGTCGCGGCCAGCGCGAGCTGATCATCGGCGACCGCAAGACCGGCAAGACCGCCATCGCCATCGACGCCATCCTGAGCCAGAAGGGCGGCGACGTCGTCTGCGTCTACGTCGCCGTCGGCCAGAAGGAGTCGACGGTCGTTTCCCTGGTCGAGAAGCTGCGCGAGCACGGGGCGATGGACTACACCATCGTCGTCTCCGCCGGCGCTTCCGATCCGGCGCCGCTGCAGTACATCGCTCCCTACGCCGGCGCCGCGATGGCCGAGTACTTCATGTACCAGGAGGGCCGGGCGACCCTCTGCGTCTACGACGACCTCTCGAAGCAGGCGGCGGCCTACCGTCAGCTCTCGCTGCTGCTGCGCCGGCCGCCGGGCCGTGAGGCCTATCCGGGCGACGTCTTCTACCTGCACTCGCGCCTGCTCGAGCGCTCGGTCAAGCTGCGCGACGAGTACGCCGTGGTGGCCAAGGACGCGCCGGCCGACGCCCGCGATCGCAAGGCCATCCTCAAGCACCCGCAGGGCCTCGCCGCGCCGGCCGAGCACCGCCCGGACGACGAGCGCGGCCTGTTCCACCGCCCGCACGGCAAGGATCGCGCCGCAGCGTGGCTCGCCTCGCTGCCGGAGAAGGACAAGTACCGGGTCCACAAGTTCCCGGACTCCGGCGGCTCGATGACCGCGCTGCCGATCATCGAGACGCTCGAGGGTGAGGTCTCCTCCTACATTCCGACGAACGTGATTTCGATCACCGACGGCCAGATCTACCTCGAGCCCGACCTCTTCTTTGCCGGTGTCCGCCCGGCGGTCAACGTCGGTATCTCGGTGTCGCGCGTCGGCGGCAACGCCCAGCGCAAGGCGATGAAGCGGATCGCCGGCAGCTTGCGACTCGACCTCGCCGCCTTCCGCTCGCTCGAGGCCTTCGCCCAGCTCGGCACCGACGTCGACGCCGCGACCCAGCGGCAGCTCGACCGCGGCCGGCGCATGGTCGAGCTGCTCAAGCAGCCGCAGTACAAGCCGCTCGGCGTGTGGGAGCAGGTGGTCTCGATCTACGCCGGCACGCAGGGCGTGCTCGACGATCTGCCGCTGCCGAAGGTGGCCGCGTTCGAGGCTGCGCTGCTCGCCCACGTGCGCGACGAGCATCCCGAGATCCTCGAGACGATGGCCCGCACCGGCGACCTCGCCGGCGAGTCCGCCGACCGTCTGAAGAAGGTCATCAGCGAGTTCAAGCAGCACTGGCAGCGGAGCCAGGAGGGCTGA
- the atpH gene encoding ATP synthase F1 subunit delta: MSATDHRHDALARIYAEALLAITGPAGRSAEMLAELEELAAFVDSQPELANVLASPLVDAASRSELVEKLFRGRLSDLLVDTLQVLRRRDRLSLLGDFARAFRDAHRRREGIVEVEVTTAVPLTSELRARIAEGAAERLGKRVELKELIDPALLGGLVARAGDLKIDGSVRADLARIGARLRQRGSEEIHRDMHLFIEQG, encoded by the coding sequence ATGAGCGCCACCGACCATCGTCACGACGCACTCGCGCGGATCTACGCCGAGGCGTTGCTCGCCATCACCGGACCGGCGGGCCGCTCGGCCGAGATGCTCGCCGAGCTCGAGGAGCTCGCTGCCTTCGTCGACTCCCAGCCGGAGCTGGCCAACGTCCTGGCGAGCCCGCTGGTCGACGCCGCCTCGCGCAGCGAGCTCGTCGAGAAGCTCTTTCGCGGCCGCTTGAGCGACCTGCTGGTCGACACGCTGCAGGTTCTGCGGCGCCGCGACCGGCTCTCGCTGCTCGGCGACTTCGCCCGCGCCTTCCGCGACGCCCACCGGCGGCGGGAAGGGATCGTCGAGGTCGAGGTCACGACCGCCGTCCCGCTCACCTCCGAGCTGCGAGCGCGCATCGCCGAGGGAGCCGCCGAGCGGCTCGGCAAGCGCGTCGAGCTCAAGGAGCTCATCGACCCGGCACTGCTCGGCGGCCTCGTCGCCCGGGCCGGGGACCTCAAGATCGACGGCAGCGTGCGCGCCGACCTGGCGCGCATCGGCGCCCGGCTGCGCCAGCGCGGATCGGAAGAGATCCACCGCGACATGCACCTTTTCATCGAGCAGGGCTGA